One Setaria italica strain Yugu1 chromosome I, Setaria_italica_v2.0, whole genome shotgun sequence DNA window includes the following coding sequences:
- the LOC101778283 gene encoding receptor-like protein 2 has protein sequence MHIGKSFLPTIACKNTPHSVTRELMKLICNSKASRLAIPILGFALVLILSLASPTTSCTEQEKSSLLQFVAELSDHGGLTSSWKNDTDCCKWEGVACSSNRTVTDVSLAARGLQGHISPSLGNLTGLLRLNLSNNMLSGGLPEELVYSNSIIVLDVSFNQLNGGLQELQSSTLRPLQVLNISSNFFTGRFPSTTWEVMKSLVALNASNNSFTGQIPTMYCVSAPSFALLDLSYNQFSGNVPPGLRNCSMLTSLSAGSNNLSGNLPDELFNLILLEHLSFPNNQLEGSLSGISKLKNLVTLDLGGNNLNGNVPDSIGELKRLEELHLDHNNISGELPSTLSNCTNLMIIDLKSNSFCGELSNVNFSNLPNLKILDLLRNNFNGPIPESIYSCSNLTALRLSSNMLHGQLSESIGNLKSLTFLSLVNSSISNITGALQILGSCRNLTTLFIGHNFFNEAMPEDDTIDGFENLQVLALNHCSLSGNIPFWLSKLRNLEVLLLYGNQLTGSVPDWINSLNFLFHVNLSNNSLIGEIPTALVDMPMLKADKIASKAFELPVYKSQSRQFRMPISFSTTLNLGMNNFSGVIPEEIGQLKALLSLFLGYNKLTGPIPQSICNLTNLEALDLSSNHLTGAIPTALNNLHFLSKFNISNNDLEGPIPTTGQLSTFPSSSFDGNPKLCGPMLAHHCDLAEAIFSAKHKGDKVEKVIFAIAFGAFFCVGVLYDQIVLSKFFG, from the coding sequence ATGCACATTGGAAAATCATTCCTCCCAACCATAGCCTGCAAGAACACTCCCCATAGTGTCACTAGAGAACTCATGAAGCTAATATGCAACAGCAAAGCCAGTAGGTTAGCCATACCAATACTTGGTTTTGCCCTAGTGTTAATTCTCTCATTGGCCTCTCCTACCACCTCATGCACCGAGCAGGAGAAGAGCTCCTTGCTCCAGTTCGTCGCTGAGCTCTCCGACCACGGTGGCCTCACTAGTTCGTGGAAGAATGACACAGATTGTTGCAAATGGGAGGGGGTAGCCTGCAGTTCCAACCGGACGGTGACTGATGTTTCCCTGGCTGCCAGAGGTCTTCAGGGGCACATCTCACCGTCCCTTGGCAACCTCACCGGCCTTCTGCGCTTGAACTTGTCCAACAACATGCTCTCTGGAGGCTTACCGGAAGAGCTGGTGTACTCGAACAGCATCATTGTCCTCGATGTCAGCTTCAACCAACTCAATGGAGGTTTGCAGGAGCTGCAATCTTCAACCCTCAGACCTCTGCAGGTGCTGAACATCTCAAGCAACTTCTTTACTGGAAGGTTTCCTTCCACCACATGGGAAGTGATGAAAAGTCTGGTTGCACTCAATGCCAGCAATAACAGCTTTACTGGTCAGATACCAACCATGTACTGTGTCAGTGCACCATCCTTTGCTTTGCTTGATCTCAGCTATAACCAATTCAGTGGAAATGTCCCTCCAGGACTCCGTAATTGCTCCATGCTGACATCTCTCAGTGCTGGGAGCAACAACCTCAGTGGGAATCTTCCTGATGAACTCTTCAACCTCATCTTGTTGGAGCACCTCTCTTTTCCTAACAATCAGTTAGAAGGATCGCTCAGCGGCATCAGCAAGCTTAAAAATCTGGTCACCCTTGATCTTGGAGGGAATAATCTCAATGGAAATGTACCAGACTCCATTGGTGAACTCAAGAGATTAGAGGAGCTCCATTTGGACCACAATAACATATCTGGGGAGCTTCCATCCACTCTAAGCAACTGCACAAATCTCATGATTATCGACCTCAAGAGTAACAGTTTCTGTGGAGAACTCAGCAATGTCAATTTCTCCAACTTACCCAATTTAAAAATCTTAGATCTTTTGCGGAACAACTTCAATGGACCAATTCCAGAAAGCATCTATTCATGCTCCAATCTAACAGCACTGCGGCTATCTTCGAATATGCTCCATGGCCAGTTGTCAGAAAGTATTGGCAATCTGAAGTCCCTCACATTCCTATCACTTGTTAACAGCTCCATTTCAAATATCACAGGGGCACTTCAAATCCTAGGGAGTTGCAGAAATCTGACCACCTTGTTTATTGGGCACAACTTCTTTAACGAGGCCATGCCAGAGGATGATACTATTGATGGTTTTGAGAATCTTCAGGTTCTTGCTTTGAATCATTGTTCATTATCTGGAAACATACCTTTTTGGTTATCAAAGCTCAGAAATTTGGAAGTGTTACTTTTGTATGGAAATCAACTGACTGGATCAGTACCAGACTGGATCAACAGCCTAAACTTCCTATTCCATGTAAACCTATCAAACAACAGTCTTATAGGGGAAATTCCGACAGCCTTAGTGGACATGCCGATGCTAAAAGCAGATAAGATTGCATCAAAAGCCTTTGAGCTTCCTGTTTATAAGAGTCAATCACGACAATTCCGTATGCCTATTTCTTTCTCTACGACACTGAATTTAGGCATGAATAACTTCAGTGGTGTGATCCCCGAAGAGATTGGTCAGTTGAAAGCGCTCCTTTCACTCTTTTTGGGCTACAACAAATTAACTGGACCAATCCCACAATCGATCTGCAACCTCACAAACCTCGAGGCGCTGGACTTGTCTAGCAACCATCTAACAGGAGCAATCCCGACCGCACTAAACAATCTGCATTTCCTTTCTAAGTTCAATATATCCAACAACGACCTAGAAGGGCCTATCCCGACAACCGGCCAGCTGAGCACATTTCCAAGTTCTAGCTTTGATGGGAATCCAAAGTTGTGTGGTCCTATGCTTGCCCACCACTGTGATCTGGCAGAAGCAATTTTCTCCGCAAAACATAAAGGCGACAAGGTCGAAAAGGTCATCTTTGCGATTGCCTTCGGTGCGTTCTTTTGTGTAGGAGTGCTGTACGACCAGATAGTATTATCAAAGTTTTTTGGCTAG